The sequence CCACGTGCGGGGTTGCCTGAGGATAGGTCGGCCCACTGACAACTGGACTCCCAACGGCCCATCACACGGTTTGACCTGCATAGAACTTGAATGGTCCGTGTCCACCACCGAGCCTGCCTGTCAGGCGCGCGTTGCGCCGCGGTAGTCGCTGGCTGGCATGGCGGAGTCGAGCGGGGCGACCTCGACGTTGCGGCCGGTGCGGGGTGCGTGGAGGACCTGGCCGGAGCCCTCGTAGAGGCGTAGAGAGTCCCGTTGCCCCGCGGGTTCCTGACGATCGCAGTCATACTTCTCGGCGTGATGGCAGCGAAGAAGAAGTTCTCGTGGCGTGGGCTGGTGCTGGTGCTGGGAGTGCTCATAGCACTCGTTGTGTACCTGCTGCTGCTGTGGAAGGGGCCATGGTGGTTCGATGGAGCCCACCTCCGGAAGAACAACCTCCAGCCCGCCGACGGCGTCGTCATCACGGGTTTCCGAACCATGCTGGTTGCCCTCGGTGTTGCCGTCACGGCTGGGATCGGCCTGTCCTACACACATCGGAGCCATCAGCACGCGCTGGAGCAGTTCGAGCACACCCGTGAGAAGGACCGCGATCAGGCGGAGCTGACCCGAGAGGGCCAGGTCACAGGCCGATACGTCGAAGCGATCAAGCTTCTGGCTGCGCAGGACTCGAAGGACAAGGACGGCAGGAGGGAGGTGAGGTTGACCGAGCGCCTGGGCGGGATCTACGCGCTGGAACGCATCATGCGGGACTCTGAGAAGGATCACGACACGGTGGTGCAGGTACTCGCGGCCTTCGTGCGGCAGCACGCCCCAGCTCCAGATCCCGAGCTCCCGGACCCATCCGATCAGATGGGGTTCCCGGCGCCGAAGGATGACGTCCAGGCGGCGCTCACGGTCCTCGGTCGGCGTCCGGCCCGGTCCGAGTCTCAAGTCGTGGACTTGTCCCTCACCGCCCTCTGGCGAGTCGATCTGGCAGGGGCTCGCCTCGCGGGCGCCAACCTGTTCGGCGCCGAGTTGCAGCGGGCGGACCTCACGGGCGCGGACCTGAAGAGGGCACGGCTTTCGGCTGCGGTGTTCACCGATGCCAAGGTCAAGGGGCTCGACCTCAGGGGTGCAGATCTCGTCGGTGAGCGCGTAGCGGCGAATCTGGACGTCAGCCAGCTTCTTCAGGCCACGTTCGACAAGTCCACCAGGCTGCCCTTGACGCTCGGCAACGATGCAGAGGTGAAGAAGGCTCTGGAGTCCCCGCGTCCGGTTCTGCGGAAGTAGGAGCTCCACCCGCGCCACTGCGTGTACCGCTATCCGGTAAATCCAGCCAGAAGACGGATCGGTTCTACCGGAAGAAACGGCGGACCGCTATCGGCACCACTACACACGCAATCTAAGCCGCTACGAGTGTGGATTCAATGAACGTGAATTTCTATGGGATGCTGGGAGCGCGGTTTCGCGCAGACGTGAGACGGGGCCTCCGGCGCTCGAACGCCGAAGGCCCCGGTCCCGCTTCACGCGGGGCGCCGGACCTGCTCACCTTGTAAGAGCAGGTCCGGCCTCACAGGCCGAGGAAGTCCTTGGCCGCGCGAGCCGCGTAGTAGCAGGCCGCCGACACCGGTGCCAGCCACCGGCGGATGCGGCGGGAACTCCACCGTCTCCTCCTGCAGGCCGCGCACAGTGCCGCCGTCTCATCGGGTGCATCCATCAGCATCCCCTCCTTGCAGAGGCCCTGGGCCTTCCGGAACCTCCAGCTGGAAGGCTCCGGTTGATTGCGTGGAGGGGAGTTTGCGAACCACCCGAGAAAAGACTAAGCCCTGCGCGGGCTCCATTCTCGCGCCGCCGAAGAGGACGCTTCAATTCCGGCACTATTTGGGCGTGCGGCTAACAGGGGTCCCAGTAGTTCCCGCCGAAAAAACAACGCTAAGAGCTCGTAACAGGATCTTGGTGAGATGCCCTGGTCGGGCGTAACCGGTGTGATGATTCGGCCGTTCGTGAGTGTGTGAGCACTCGGCCGTGGATCGTGGACGATGACTTGTGGGCACTGATCGAGCCGCTGCTGCCGCCCTGGCCGGCGAGGTCGCCTGGGCCTCGGCCGGTGGCGGACCGGTTGTGTCTGCAGGGCATCCTGTATGTCCTCTGCAACGACATCGCCTGGCAACTCCTACCGCCCGAGCTGGGGTTCGGCTCGGGGCAGACCTGTTGGCGGCGCCTGGAGCGGTGGCAGCGGGCCGGGGTCTTCGACCGGCTGCACCGCATCCTGCTCGCCGAGCTGAACGCGGCCGGCCGTCTCGACTGGTCCAGGGCATGCGTGGACGGCTCCCACATCCGGGCGAAAAAGGGGAGCCGACACCGGTCCGTCGCCGGTCGACCGGCGGAAGACGGGCAGCAAACACCACCTGATCTGCGACGGACGCGGTACCCCGCTGAGAGTCATCACGACCGCGGCGAACGTCAACGACGTCACCCAGACCCTCGCTCTGGTCGACGGCATCCCACCCGTGGCGGGCCGGCCAGGTAGGCCCCGCCGTCGCCCCGAGGCCCTGCTCGGAGACAAGGGCTACGGCTCCAACCCCAACCGCGATGAGCTGCGCAAACGCCGGATCCTGCCGGTCATCTCCCGCAAGGGAGCCCCGAACATCAAGGGCATGGGCAAGCTCCGCTACGTCGTCGAGCAGACCTTCGCCCTGCTTCACCAGTTCAAACGGCTCGCCGTCCGATGGGAACGCCGCACCGAACTCCACGACGCGTTCGTCTCCCTCGCCTGCAGCCTCATCTGCTGGCGACGCCTCAACAAACCCGCCTCATGATCGTGTTACGAGCTCTAAGTGTCCCAAGCATTCGGTATGGCCAGGAACGGGCCTACCGCGGCAGCCGAATGGGTCACTCACGCCGGTCCCCTGTGCGCAATGTGTCCAGGACGGCGGTATCGGGGCAGGGGGGGTGTTCATGTGGTGGCATCTCCGAAGGTACGACTCGCGAGGGACAGGCGGGAGGCGCCTGGGCAGTCTCATCGTCGGCGGGCTGCGCAGGAAAATCGGCAGGTTTCGCCGACAGCTTGTTCAGTCGGGGCTGTGCCCGAGAGGCTCGCCCTGATCGGGCTCTTCTGTGGGTTCTGTAGTCACCGGTTTCCTCCCCATCGCAGGTCACAGCCTTTGCACGTGCCTCGGTGAGGAGTCAGTGGTTCCCTTCGTTCCCTATCTCATCAGGGCTCGGCCCTGGGAGATCGGGTGGTGACGCTCAGGAAGGTCGCGTCGTCAGGAGGTTCTGGGAGCTGCCTTCGGGGTCGTGGGGAGTAGCGGGTGCGGAGCGTGGGGTCGGAGTCTGTGGGGCCGGAGGACCTGGGCGTGTGCGCGGCAGCGGGCGGGAGGAGCCCTTTCGTGCGCAGGGTCGGGGCTCGTACGGCGCACCAGTGGGAGCAGTATTCCCGGCGGGTGTGGAGCGGTTGGGGAAGTGCGGTCTCCTCCCGGTCGTAGGGCTCGATGTCGGCGTCGCAGCCGGCGAGGAGTTCGTGCAGCGCGGCGCGGAAGGCGTTCAGGTCGCGGCGGCAGGCTCCGAGAAGGTCGAGGTACTCCTCTACGGTCCAGGCGGCCAGGACTCCACCGCGGGTGAGGTAGAGGCCGAGGGTCTCGATGCCGTACTGGTCGTCGATGTCGAGGAGGAGGTAGCCGAGAAGCTGCCAGGCCTTGGCCTGGCGGAGCGTGTTGGTGTGGCGGGTGCTTCTGAAGTCGAGCAGCGGGCCGTCGACGATCAGGTCGGCGTCCGCGGAGATGCGGGCGTGAGGGAAGGTCGGTCCGGGGGTGCAGACATCGGCTCGGCTACCGGCGCGCAAGGCGCTGAGCGGCCCAGCGGGGTGAGGGCGAAGCCGATCCCCGTGCGGTAGTTGACCTGATACCAGGCCGAGGCGAGCAGCAGGCGCGCCAGGCCCTCCTCATCGTCGTGGGCACGATCCAGCGACAGCTCGCGATTGTCGAGGTCCAGGTCGCGGATGGTGGCGGTCAGGCGGTCCGTGAGCTCCTGACCGACCGCGTACATGCGCCGGCCCGCTGCGCTGCGAAGGCGGCCGGTGGAGCTCGATGCCGGCGAGGGCGACAGGATCGACCGGCGCGGCGGTGGTGAAAGCCAGGCGCAGCCGGTGGTCGATCGCGGTGCCCACGGTGCCGGCTTCCGTGCCGACGCCCGACGGGGGCTGCAGGATGGGCCCGGCCAGCTGCTGGCCGCGGTAGCTCTCCTGCAAGGGCGTGGGCCTGCGGACAGCTCCCTGTCCAGGAATTGGCGCAATCGGGTGCGCGGGCAGTGCAGTCCGGAAGTCAGGCTCATGCGAGGTCACCGACTCGGAACGAGCGCCGCGAGGGCGCGGTGAGTGTCACGAGCAGGATGCTAAAAAGCACGCGTCGGGCGCGAACCGGCTGTCGCGCGATCATTCCGCGTGGGTGGGTCTCGGCGGGCGCGTAAAGGCCATGAGTGCGTTCGGTCAGGGGTTCCGACCATGCCTGCATCGGCATCGACTCAACCCCAATGCAGGTTTCGCTTAGCCGCACCCTGCCACAACTTCACGGGTGGGCAAGATTCTCCATGCTGCTAGGCGATTTGACTCGCGTCCCGATGTGATATCGACTTTCTCTCTATATTTACCTAGCCCCTTTTCGTACCCAGTCCACCACCACTGGTCTAGAGCGTCGCGGAATAGAAGCTGGGCGGTGGGTTTGTCAAGAGGGCCAATCTCCTTCTCGTGCCCCGCCAGGTTGTAAGTCACGCGACTGCGTGCTGCCACCACGCCGTCCACATAGAAATTGAAGGTTTGGTTGCCCTGCTTGTCGACAAGGAGTGCATCGTAAATGGGGCGTAGGCTGCGATTTTCGAGTTGCAGATAGATTGGGCGCCTCTCGGAGTCGTTCCCGTACCACCAAGCGATTTGCGCGGCTTCTTTGACGTCTTCCTCGCTTTTTTCCGCCCTGGCGTCAAAGAAGGTAATGGGCGAAATTACTAGCCTCGATCTTTCGTGACGGTCCGCCAGTTCACTGGCGGACCGTTTCGGTTTGTTCGGCGGACTGTGGGCATGCCGATGTCCCGGCTGTCGTGTCGGGTGGGCGCCGGGCTCCACAGTTCCGGTCGGAGTGCTGCTGTCGTAGGGGTGGGTCGTTGTGGCTGGTCAGCCGGGGTTCGGGAGGGCGTCGAGTCGCTGGATCGCGCTGGTGATGATGTCGGTCCAGGGCCAGTGGCGGGCGAATCGCAGGTGCCGGCGGCGGGCGGTGGTGACTAGTGCTGTGACCGCATAGGTTCGCCGGGTTGGTGGCCGGAGCGGTTGGATGGGCGGTGACGTTCGTTCCGACTGCTGGAGGTGTGGTGGCCGAGCCTGTGAGGGTGCGCAGATTGACCGATCAGGAAGGGCAGAAGCTGCAGCAGTTCGTCCGCCGGGGCAGTACCAGTTCGGTGCGCTACCGCCGGGCGATGATGCTGCTCGCCTCGGCCGGCGGGAACCGAGTACCGGTGATCGCCCAGCTGGTCCAGGCCGACGAGGACACCGTCCGCGAGGTGATCCACCGGTTCAACGAGATCGGCCTGGCCTGCCTGGACCCTCAGTGGGCGGGAGGCCGTCCCCGCCTGCTCACACCTGACGACGAGGACTTCGTCATCCAGACGGCCACCACCCGCCCCACCAAGCTGGGCCAACCCTTCACCCGCTGGTCGATCCGCAAACTCGCCGCCTACCTGCGCCGCGTGCACGGACGCGCCATACGCATCGGCCGTGAAGCCTTACGGTGCCTGCTCCTGCGCCGCGGTATCACCTTCCAGCGGACGAAGACGTGGAAGGAATCGCCTGATCCCGACCGCGACGCCAAGCTCGACCGCATCGAACAGGTAGTGGAAAGCTTCCCGGACCGGGTCTTCGCCTTCGACGAGTTCGGGCCCCTGGGGATCCGGCCCACCGCGGGTTCCTGCTGGGCGAAGCAGGGCAAGCCCGACCGTCTGCCCGCGACCTACCGCCGCACCCACGGCGTCACCTACTTCCACGGCTGCTACTCCGTCGGCGACGACACCCTGTGGGGCGTCAACCGCCGCCGCAAGGGCACCGCCAACAGCCTGGCCGCGCTGAAGTCGATCCGCGCCGCCAGACCCGACGGCGCCCCGATCTACATCATTCTGGACAACCTCTCCGCCCACACCGGCGCGGACATCCGCCGCTGGGCGAAGAAGAACAAGGTCGAGCTGTGTTTCACCCCAACCTACGCCTCCTGGGCCAACCCCATCGAGGCGCACTTCGGCCCCCTGCGGCAGTTCACCCTGGCCAACTCCCACCACCGCAGCCACCCCGCGCAAACCCGGGCCCTGCACCGCTACCTGCGCTGGCGCAACGCCAACGCCCGCCACCGCGACGTGCTCGCCGCACAACGCAAGGAACGCGCCCGCATCCGCAGCGAGAAGGGCATCCGCTGGGGCGGACGCCCCTCTCAGCCGCAGCCTGAACCCGGCGAACCTATGCGGTCACAGCACGCTAGTCCCACCAGTCGGTGCGTCCCTCGTCATCGACCTTAGGCTGTGGGACTGCTCCGAACCAGGACTGCTTGTCGTGATGGGCCATGGATTCGGCTGTTTCGTGAAGCCAAGAACCCAAACTGGGCCACCCGAGAAAATATGCCTGGTCAGCGTGGCCAGCGTCACCAAGGTGGTTGTGCCACAACCCTGGCCCCGCTTCGATGAACTGCTCGTCCCCGTCACTTCCCGCGAAGGGCACCCACTGCGTCCCCCACCACGGGGTTTCCGCCTGGTCGGGATCGTCAGGCTCCCAGATGTCCATCCGCATCTCGCGGATCTCGATGATCTCCGCAACGGAGTACAGCCGTCGGCAGGGCAACACACCGAGCAGGGAGGTGTCGCCGTCGTGACACAGGAGTGACTCCACCAGGTCCGCAGGCAACTGGAAGCCCAACCGTTCCTCAGCCTCCTTGATGGACTGTTTCGACGCGGGAGGCCGGAGTTCCGACAGTGCCCTCGGCGCATGCTTTGCCAGCCACGCGTCAATGCGCTGCCACGACATTGCGACGGGCGGAAACACCGGGTCTATGCCCCGCCGGGGCGGTTGGATCATCACGCTCGTCAGCATGCACCACCATGGCTCAGCGAACCACGCCGGGCACCCCTCCCCGCTTGAAAACAGGTAATCACCGTCCACCGCAGCGGCGACATCGGATCACCCCGCACGTCCGGCTCGACCAGCGCCAGCAGGGCCGGTCGCAGCCCCGGATCGAATTCCGCGACCCGCTTGCGGCCCCTACCCGGACGCCGCACCCGACACAGGGGATCCTCGCCGGCCTCCAGCTCGAACACGCCCATCCAACCGCTCCATCCGCCAACCCGGCGAACCTATGCGGTCACAGCACTAGCTGCGCAGCGGCGGAGAACAGGCGGAGTCTCAGGCGGCGGGGCTCCCACCTGCGGGTTTTGTCGGTCAGGGCGAGCATCGGCATCCATGCGAGCAGGTCGAGGGCGATCTGGATGATCTCCAGCCAGATCTGGTTCTGGGCGGTGTCGTGCAGGGGCAGGTTGCGCAGGCCGGTGGCGCGGGCGGCGCGGATGCGGTCTTCGGCGCGGGCCCGTTGGCGGTGTCGCAGCTCCAGCTGGGCGATGGGGACGCGGGTGGTGTTGGTGGCGAAGCAGGTGAGCCGCAGGCCGTCAGCGTCGGTGAATCGCAACTGGGCGCCGGGGTGCGGACGTTCCTTGCGGACGATCAGCCGCAT comes from Streptomyces virginiae and encodes:
- a CDS encoding pentapeptide repeat-containing protein codes for the protein MAAKKKFSWRGLVLVLGVLIALVVYLLLLWKGPWWFDGAHLRKNNLQPADGVVITGFRTMLVALGVAVTAGIGLSYTHRSHQHALEQFEHTREKDRDQAELTREGQVTGRYVEAIKLLAAQDSKDKDGRREVRLTERLGGIYALERIMRDSEKDHDTVVQVLAAFVRQHAPAPDPELPDPSDQMGFPAPKDDVQAALTVLGRRPARSESQVVDLSLTALWRVDLAGARLAGANLFGAELQRADLTGADLKRARLSAAVFTDAKVKGLDLRGADLVGERVAANLDVSQLLQATFDKSTRLPLTLGNDAEVKKALESPRPVLRK
- a CDS encoding IS5 family transposase (programmed frameshift); the encoded protein is MVDDDLWALIEPLLPPWPARSPGPRPVADRLCLQGILYVLCNDIAWQLLPPELGFGSGQTCWRRLERWQRAGVFDRLHRILLAELNAAGRLDWSRACVDGSHIRAKKRGADTGPSPVDRRKTGSKHHLICDGRGTPLRVITTAANVNDVTQTLALVDGIPPVAGRPGRPRRRPEALLGDKGYGSNPNRDELRKRRILPVISRKGAPNIKGMGKLRYVVEQTFALLHQFKRLAVRWERRTELHDAFVSLACSLICWRRLNKPAS
- a CDS encoding SMI1/KNR4 family protein → MLTSVMIQPPRRGIDPVFPPVAMSWQRIDAWLAKHAPRALSELRPPASKQSIKEAEERLGFQLPADLVESLLCHDGDTSLLGVLPCRRLYSVAEIIEIREMRMDIWEPDDPDQAETPWWGTQWVPFAGSDGDEQFIEAGPGLWHNHLGDAGHADQAYFLGWPSLGSWLHETAESMAHHDKQSWFGAVPQPKVDDEGRTDWWD